From the Macaca nemestrina isolate mMacNem1 chromosome 7, mMacNem.hap1, whole genome shotgun sequence genome, one window contains:
- the LOC105467370 gene encoding protein amnionless isoform X6 translates to MGALGRVLLWLQLCALTHAASKLWVPNTDFDIAANWSQNRTPCAGGAVEFPADKMVSVLVREGHAVSDMLLPLDGELVLASGAGFGVSDVGSHPDCGAGDPAVFRDSDRFSWHDPHLWRSENEAPGLFFVDAERVPCRHDDVVFPPSASFRVGLGPGAGPVRVRSISALGRTFTRDEDLAAFLASRAGRLRFHGPGALSVGPEDCADPSGCVCGNAEAQPWICADLLQSLGGRCPKAACHGALRPQGQCCDLCGAVVLLTHGPAFDLEQYRARILDTFLGLPQYQGLQVAVSKVPRSPLLREADTEIQVVLVETGPETGGAGQLARALLADVAKHGEALGVLEATMRESGAHVWDSSAAGLAGGVAAALLLALLVLLLAPPLLRRAGRLRWRRQEAAPAGATLGFHNPVFDMKASEELPLPQPLSLVPKAAADSTSHSYFVNPLFAGAEAEA, encoded by the exons ATGGGCGCCCTGGGCCGGGTCCTGCTGTGGCTGCAGCTCTGCG CACTGACCCATGCAGCCTCCAAACTCTGGGTCCCCAATACGGACTTCGACATCGCAGCCAACTGGAGCCAGAACCGCACCCCATGCGCCGGCGGCGCCGTCGAGTTCCCGGCGGACAAG ATGGTGTCGGTCCTGGTGCGAGAAGGTCATGCCGTCTCAGACATG CTCCTGCCGTTGGATGGGGAACTCGTCTTGGCTTCAGGAGCCGGATTCGGCGTCTCAGACGTGGGCTCGCACCCGGACTGCGGCGCGG GCGACCCTGCGGTCTTCCGCGACTCTGACCGCTTCTCCTGGCATGACCCGCACCTGTGGCGCTCCGAGAACGAGGCACCTGGTCTCTTCTTCGTGGACGCCGAGCGCGTGCCCTGCCGCCACGACGACGTCGTTTTTCCGCCCAGTGCCTCCTTCCGCGTGGGGCTCGGCCCTGGCGCTGGCCCCGTGCGTGTCCGCAGCATCTCGGCTCTGGGCCGG ACGTTCACGCGCGACGAGGACCTGGCTGCTTTCCTGGCGTCCCGCGCGGGCCGCCTACGCTTCCACGGGCCGGGCGCTCTGAGCGTGGGCCCCGAGGACTGCGCTGACCCGTCGGGCTGCGTCTGCGGCAACGCGGAG GCGCAGCCGTGGATCTGCGCGGATCTGCTCCAGTCCCTGGGCGGCCGCTGCCCCAAGGCCGCCTGCCATGGCGCCCTCCGACCCCAGGGGCAGTGCTGTGACCTCTGTG GAGCTGTTGTGTTGCTGACCCACGGTCCCGCATTTGACCTGGAGCAGTACCGGGCGAGGATACTGGACACCTTCCTGGGCCTG cctcagtACCAGGGGCTGCAGGTGGCCGTATCCAAGGTGCCACGCTCGCCCCTGCTCCGCGAGGCCGATACGGAGATCCAGGTGGTGCTGGTGGAGACCGGGCCTGAGACGGGCGGCGCCGGGCAGCTGGCCCGGGCCCTCCTGGCGGACGTCGCCAAGCACG GCGAGGCCCTCGGCGTCCTGGAGGCGACCATGCGGGAGTCGGGCGCACATGTCTGGGACAGTTCCGCGGCTGGGCTGGCGGGAGGCGTGGCGGCTGCGCTGCTGCTGGCACTGCTGGTCCTGCTGCTGGCGCCGCCGCTGCTGCGCCGCGCGGGGAGGCTCAG GTGGAGGCGCCAGGAGGCGGCCCCGGCCGGGGCAACCCTCGGATTCCACAACCCGGTGTTCGACATGAAGGCCTCCGAGGAGCTG CCCCTGCCCCAGCCGCTCAGCCTGGTTCCGAAGGCTGCGGCAGACAGCACGAGCCACAGTTACTTCGTCAACCCGCTGTTCGCCGGGGCTGAGGCCGAGGCCTGA